From Mercenaria mercenaria strain notata chromosome 17, MADL_Memer_1, whole genome shotgun sequence, the proteins below share one genomic window:
- the LOC123537573 gene encoding uncharacterized protein LOC123537573, which yields MAVSGRKLSDFQGSVYLGSAEDFDHSCQPCLTIGQHVGAHGFCVECQEYLCKTCFECHKRTKASRNHQLLDKDNVGKHAISSKDSEECTEKCSVHKKEIIKFFCPTHKALGCNDCIILDHRTCKIDYIPDKCADIGDSEEYRDIMKKLSEKMKDAEDIMKKAEVRDKEIDNCHAGIIKEILNFRKEINERLDQLQQKIQKDADKKKSNDKIIIKMVLDECANISSDIKKLQSSLQADKSSRQNGQLYINIKRAESKLKSEEVQKADENLAKTNIQYSFERNTDLENMLSKQSVFGTLNLSASFVTSTKKKQIKTLTHKEYINVKTKSDSDSYYCYITGCAILPSNKLVLADNSNCKLKVVDIQSKTLIEEKKLGSSPWDIAELPQDQIAVTVPGNKEILIMKTVGKLSTVRKIPVKCECDGIFYHQDHLYTHCKNPNSVLVLDTQGNVQNTISLNNDIFNDPRYIVVSEDSRHIYISDNDSHCIVSLTFQGDVAAVYKHEKLGRPEGMVMLDDGSLLVCCCLSGTIHHISGDLKQGQIMIDGLSSPWSIPQSICYSHHHDEVYIGCWSEQLKVYSMK from the coding sequence ATGGCAGTGTCAGGACGCAAGTTGTCAGATTTTCAAGGCTCAGTATATTTAGGATCAGCAGAGGACTTTGATCACAGTTGCCAGCCTTGTCTTACCATTGGTCAGCATGTAGGAGCTCACGGTTTTTGTGTGGAATGCCAGGAATATCTATGCAAAACTTGCTTTGAGTGTCACAAGAGGACAAAAGCTTCACGAAATCACCAACTTCTTGATAAAGACAACGTTGGTAAACATGCCATTTCCAGTAAAGATTCTGAGGAATGCACAGAAAAATGTTCAGTGCATAAAAAGGAAATAATCAAATTTTTCTGTCCAACACACAAGGCTCTTGGCTGCAATGACTGCATCATCTTGGATCATCGGACATGTAAGATTGATTACATACCCGATAAATGTGCAGATATAGGGGACAGTGAGGAATACAGGGATATCATGAAGAAACTTAGCGAGAAAATGAAAGATGCCGAGGATATCATGAAGAAAGCTGAAGTAAGAGATAAAGAAATAGATAATTGCCATGCTGGTATTATCAAGGAAATCCTCAACTTCAGGAAGGAAATAAATGAACGCCTGGATCAACTGCAACAAAAAATTCAGAAAGATGCTGACAAAAAGAAATCCAacgataaaataataattaagatGGTACTTGATGAATGTGCAAATATCtcttctgatatcaagaaattacAGTCAAGTTTACAGGCTGACAAATCGTCACGACAGAACGGGCAACTTTACATCAACATTAAACGTGCTGAGTCTAAATTGAAGTCAGAAGAAGTGCAGAAGGCAGATGAAAATCTAGCGAAGACAAACATACAGTACTCATTTGAACGGAATACTGATCTTGAAAATATGCTGTCCAAACAAAGTGTATTTGGAACGTTAAACCTCAGTGCCAGCTTCGTCACGTCGACAAAGAAGAAACAGATTAAAACCCTAACGCACAAagaatatataaatgtaaaaacaaagtcAGATTCCGATAGCTATTACTGCTATATCACAGGATGTGCCATCTTACCTTCTAACAAACTTGTACTGGCTGATAACAGTAATTGCAAGCTGAAAGTTGTAGACATACAGAGTAAAACTTTGATAGAAGAGAAAAAACTTGGCTCCAGCCCATGGGACATTGCTGAATTGCCCCAGGACCAGATTGCAGTAACAGTACCAGGAAACAAAGAAATTCTTATAATGAAAACAGTTGGTAAACTGTCAACTGTCCGCAAGATTCCAGTTAAATGTGAATGCGATGGTATATTTTATCATCAAGATCACCTCTATACACATTGTAAGAACCCTAACAGTGTACTTGTACTGGATACACAAGGTAATGTCCAGAACACAATCTCCctgaataatgacatatttaatgaCCCCCGATATATTGTGGTAAGTGAGGATTCCAGACATATCTATATCAGTGACAATGATAGCCACTGTATAGTCAGTttaacatttcaaggtgatgtaGCAGCTGTATACAAACACGAGAAACTTGGTAGACCAGAGGGAATGGTGATGTTAGATGATGGATCATTGCTGGTGTGCTGCTGCTTGAGTGGAACCATTCATCATATATCAGGAGACTTGAAGCAAGGTCAGATAATGATAGATGGTCTATCTTCCCCATGGTCTATACCACAGTCTATATGCTACAGTCATCATCATGATGAAGTCTATATTGGCTGCTGGAGTGAACAGCTGAAAGTGTATAGTATGAAATGA